ATGCCGTCTATcgtgataaattttcttcatacAAGTATCATTTCTAAAATTGGAAATTCCTAGATATGGGATCATTTCTCAGCAAAACACAtaacttaaaataatattatacccTTGGCAGAAGAATGGTCCATTCCCTCTAGAATTCGTACTTTGCGGGCAATCGTCTAGAATTACTTCAAAATCATGCCCCACTTTATCCCATTCACGTTTCCTCAAATCATAAGTTAAATCTCTCAAAAAATCTTGTGACTGATCATCTaccaaatttgaaaaattgattccATCTTGTATAATGTAGGGatctacaatttatataattaatgtgaATAATTATGTTTAGTAGAGATACGAGGTCTGTCTAGAAACAATATAATCCAAGGGTACGTCTTTCTATCTGATTGTGctgttgtaaaattattagttAGCAACGATAGGTTATTTTGTACGAATCGAAGATCGTGAGAACCACATTTCGAGATGACCAAAAACTGGGCGTTTCCCTCAAATCATAGATCCATGATTTATCGCAGGTAATGATAACCTTCTTTAACATCTCAAATTTGTTTCTGACCAATCATGGTCAGATGCACACTGTTTGCTTGATATGTTTGATCATATCATTCAGGGTTTATAGGATTACTCGTTAAGGTCTTCCGTAAATATTGAAAGTCTGGTGTTTACAATAGCACACCCAGATAGAAAGGTATATTCGTAAGTCGGATTGTTCCCAAACGGATCTCGTATACGTTGCAACTAGaatataatcgtaattaatCTCATCTTCTATGTTTTTTAtgctaaattattatttataatataaacaaaccTACAACCCCAACTTCAGATGTATCTGGATCTCTTTGCCTCCATGTTATAAATACTCCACCAAGTAGTCCGTGTAAGAAAATGACATCTAACTTCGCGTTTCCTACAGTTTTGTGCAAAGGATGAAGAAGATAAATACGTCttggatatttattattctcatCCATATCTAAATTTGCCAATGCACGACTGGCTGCTGTTGCCAATCTTATATCACTATTTTGAGCCCATTCCACCAATGTACCAATCCAACCTTTAAACGAAACCacgaataatatacaatattttaaggAACAAAATAAGGAGGCAAAATTGGAATCTACATAATATATACCTGACtgaaaaatatcttgcaaATACATTGAATGAAGTGAAatgttggaaattattttcgcaagtaatatacatatgttaatatcgtcattgaaaattttctttattatcattaataacgGAAGACCACCGGCATCAATAATATCTGAAAACAAGGAAAGATTAGATAAAAACGTTTTAAACTGTTAGATTTTTACTTTACCTTTACTATATAGCTCAAGGCAAGAATGATGGCATAGCGCTTGAACACAATTCTGTAATAATTCTTGATCCCATACTATGGCTGGTGCTACAGCCAGCCCTAAGTTTGTTAAATCGTGATCAAGTATCAAACTATCCTGTTTTCAtactttgtaaataattaaaatgcgCACAAAATAGTTTatacaatagaaatttaaaaatttcaataagtATATACTTACAGAATGTACATCCTTAAAGTttttattgagaaattgaagaaGGCAGGGATGTGTATTTTCACATAATGTATTTAAGTAAAGGAGTAATTGGTatactttttctattatatcctgaaaaaaatacaatctCTCATCAAATATATCTGttaaataaacgtaattacaataaatatattattgtacatgCCTGTAAATTATATTGCACATGATGATATGGTGTCTGTAAAAAAAATCTTGAGTCAACATTTGGCATTCTTGCGAGAGACACTGCAGTTTTAGCATCCAACATTTGTGCAATATGCCGATAGTGCCAgtctataatttttaattaaaagcatttaaataaaaactgttTATATGAAGATTAACAATAGCTGAAAAGAATACCTTTCAAATGCTTTAAAGAATTAAGAGTATTGAgagcttttaaacgttctCTGTCATCGCCACTTTGTGCAATATGTAATAGTCTATATGCCACATTACGGGTTAATGACTTCCACCATTTCATTATGATATGAGCAAATGAAAATGATTCTGCTGGTATTGAcgattgtaaattttcaactttcctTAACATGAGAACATCTGAAATCATATGAACAGAGCTGATCAATATTTGGAGCTTAATAAATCATTACAAGCTAATGATAAATACCTTTGAATCGAGGGTcatcaatataaatatatcgagtATGTGGTTGGTCCTTGCTCAGAACATTGGTAGGTACAGAGGATTGTAAGATGTGTGACACTTGCCTTAATTGATACAAAAACCAACAACCcctacataaaaaatataaatcactcaaatattaatatataatataatattaatatatcattaaattaatgattttcgaaaaaatccaACAAATAAAACTAACCCAACCACAACAATGCAGACTCCAGTTGATTTTACATACTCTATATATTTATGGTAAGTTCGTAATCtcattgtaaaaaaatattttatcctatCAAGAACGTgagtatatttgtataacatTGATGTTTCAAAgggtatttaaaaatacatgtatatatatatataccaaatATAGTCAAGATCGgcaatgtttaattattttacggccgtacttttattttccaataattattgatatgaatattcattaagtattattttcttgtaaacATTGCAACAGATATTAAGTcctacaataaaattattattattatttacaaatattatttacaaggGTAAGTAAGATTTGATAAATTAGCTATTTATTGTTCATGGCCAATAGAATAGCAACTAAAATCATCTATAACCGAAAATGTTAGTAAACAgtatgaatattttcgaatcACAATGTTCATAGATAATAATGGGCGAAATATATCCATACATGTTGACgtcaatatcaaaatataaaataaacgaaattttcaatatttcatgcACATCGAAGActtaaattaatcaaaatgcTTTTCCTAAGTTGAACTTCTATTTACATAAtgtatttacaatttcatgtTGGAATCTTTTCTATGCACCATTTCCTATGATTCGCATCGAAGTATATAAATTGATGACTGTTAAATTagttattatacattttatcgtgaaaattgcaaaacaaatagaaaagaatgatGAGACTAGGAGTAAATTTGTCACTGCGGACGAAGCATTAAACGATATAGTATGTATCGGCAGAGAAGCGATGCAAATGCGGCTGCGCCTGAATACGACAAGCGGCCTCGAGGCGCTGCTCGCGCACCAACTCTTCAGTCTTTTTGCTTCCCATTTTGTACCGTACAGTACGTCCACCGAAGTACTGACGTTTCGCTGTGCCATCGCATGGCCGACGTGTGCATTCCGAGGTTCACTTTCGCGTGGTACCCGCTCCGTCACAAGTATCACTTTTAAAACGTTAACACTTGTGGCAAAACATCAACATACCGATCTCAAAGTGAGTGAAAAGTGTGGTAAACGATGGTTTGCCGTTTTCACCGATAGAACAGTAATTCTTTGTCGAACACGTTCTTTCTGACATAATCCGGTATAAACTGGATCGAAGCAGATTCATCGATAAACGGATTGATCATTCATTTCAGAGAAAAATTACTAGATCCGGCTTTCACGTCGACGTGGACCACCTTTCCAGGCTTCGTCCCGTTGGTgataaacgattaatttagTTTGAACCCGTAAGCCGCGACCACGCGACACAACGCGCAGCAATGTCCAACGAAGAAACTTCCGCCGACCGCAATGTCGAAATCTGGAAAATCAAGAAACTTATAAAAAGTCTCGAAATGGCCAGGGGGTAAGTAGGTCGAAATTAATATTGCCGCGCCTTTTCTTATCAGCTGTTCGATTTTCTATTTGCACATATGCTTTAAAGAGCATGTGGTAAGTAGGAAGTAACGGTCTTTTCGTTCTTACTGGGAAAATGAGTTTCACGTGATTTTACAGGAAAAATTTTTGAGGTACTcgaaatttcgagaaatatatatcgtaCTTATTCGATGTTTTATCacggaattttttattacatttaaaaaaatataagttttattaatataacgttaatacAACCTCACATAGAAACAGATTGTTTTACAATATAGCATTGTTTATGATATATACTTGTCATGCATGGAATATCTTCTTTTGCAGGAACGGGACTAGTAtgatttcgttaattatccCTCCAAAAGATCAGATATCGAGAGTAAGCAAAATGTTAGCAGATGAGTTTGGGACAGCATCGAATATTAAATCTCGTGTAAATAGACTGTCTGTTTTGGGTGCAATCACATCCGTACAACATAGGctaaaattatatacgaaAGGTAATTTGAAtagattattgaaattttttgtaattttgttatttgtatcatataaatgtgtttcttaatttatccTGTTACATTTAAAgacaaatatttctgaatGAGTTcctattatgaatattatataaagtatagtGTGATATTCAAGTGCGTACATTCATGCATGTTATATActtcaataatataaattacaaattattatttttttagtgcCTCCAAATGGCCTGGTAATATATTGTGGTACCATTGTAacagaagaaggaaaagaaaagaaagttaacATTGATTTTGAACCCTTTAAACCTATTAATACTTCGCTTTATCTTTGTGATAACAAGGTAGTTTACATGTTTGTAATttagtaagaaaatatttgttaattcagtcaaagaaaataaatttcaaacatatcTTGGGGTATTTTAGTTTCACACTGAAGCACTTACAGCATTGCTTGctgatgataataaatttggTTTTATTGTCATGGATGGTAATGGAGCATTGTTTGGTACGCTGCAAGGAAATACCCGTGAggttttacataaatttacagTAGATCTTCCAAAAAAGCATGGtatgtaaataattagtaCGATAttcaataaacaaaaaaaaaaaaaaaaacaaacagtATACTTTATTTACTGAAAATCTAATTCCAGGCAGAGGAGGACAGTCAGCGCTTCGTTTTGCTCGGTTGCGTATGGAAAAGCGGCATAATTACGTTCGAAAAGTTGCAGAAGTAGCTAcccaattatatattactaatgATAAACCTAATATTGCTGGTTTAATTTTAGCAGGCAGTGCTGACTTTAAAACAGAACTTAGTCAATCAGACATGTTTGATCCAGTAAGTTCATGtgaattgatattataaatatacgtatatataattaaatttgtaaaagtatctttgcatatttttattattttagagaTTGCAAGCAAAGGTTATAAAGTTAGTAGATGTTTCATATGGTGGCGAGAATGGTTTTAATCAAGCTATTGAGTTGGCTGCTGAATCTTTGCAAAATGTAAAGTTTAttcaagaaaagaaattaattggtTAGTATACATACTTTAaagatactttttaaatacaaacacGTAGAagacaaaattattaactCATTTTAAAACTGAGAactgtattatattaatttatctagGCCGTTATTTCGACGAAATCTCACAAGATACAGGGAAATATTGTTTCGGCGTAGAAGATACATTAAGAGCATTAGAGTTAGGCAGTGTAGAGACTCTCATTTGTTGGGAGAATTTAGATATTCAGCGGTACGTTTTAAAGAACCATACAAATGCAGAAGAGAAGGTTTTACACCTAACACCAGAACAGGAAAAAGACAAAACTCATTTTACTGACAAAGAggtaaattaaacaattttagccatttgattaataaaattaattaaataaacgcaACTAATTAATATAGGATACTTTTTTGTTGTGTTTAGAGCGGAGTAGAATTGGAACTTGTAGAATGTCAGCCTTTACTTGAGTGGTTAGCAAACAACTACAAGAGTTTCGGTGCCACTTTGGAAATTATTACAGATAAATCTCAAGAAGGCTCTCAGTTTGTAAGAGGTTTTGGTGGGATTGGAGGTAAGTTTCCttctttcatttgtttttgTGGCTATTAACTTTGACTCGACTGAAAGTAATATACTTATGaagtaataatttgtattcatCCACTCGAAGTATACTAACAGAAAAGCGGCTGATTCCACTTTGATTAGCTAATCAGTAAGAGCAAAGGATATAAGTTTAATGTCtgtgtatatataacaaaCCTTTCAATACATTCCTAAAATGTGATTGAGTCTTGAGAATTTCCTCATTGTTGTTCCTCTATTAATGAAACGTTCATTGTATATCTTTAttacaaacaaacaaaagtggtacaaaattttaaaacatggTCTTTGTCaagatataaattcatatgtatgaaaagtaaatggtattttaaaaaagttaaaaatatgagTTCTAATTATGGAGTATATCTTGATGCATAGGAATCCTCCGCTACAAAGTTGATTTCCAGTCACTGCAGGCTGATGAGCCTCTTGATGATGTTGACCTCGATGATTACTAATTTCATCTGTGAAATACTCAAAGTTGACCAGGTAGCTCTTTCTCTGTCTTGAGTGCATTCGTTTACATTTCGTGTATTATAGAACATATTACTTTCAGAACTGgacaaatttatcaaactatTTATGAAtcttgtattaatttatgcttaaaaaaaaaaaaagaaataaataatataattataggacataattattatattagttaATGACAATTAGTATAACATTAAACCTTCGTATATAATAGCATTCATCAATAAtctaattgtttaattaatgtaCATCGAGTTCTATCGTTATATTTGTTTGCATTTTAAATGTAGTctgtatagatatataataaatcactttataatataaatcctGTACTCATCATGAAGAGATCAATTTCTATTACTATTGATAAAATGTGTTATTAATGTGACATTATTGTTTTGAGCAGTGATGGAGTTTTTTTGTTATATGCCATGAAtctatattgttattaataattaaaatatatccatTTAGTAAGTAATTGACGATAAATTTGTCCaaaaaaatttgaagtttCTTCTGTTGGATTTTTCACTGAATAGTATAGTTCAATACTTCTGTGCAAATCTGTAGTATATGTATGTCTCTTCTGATGAGTTTGAATGtgaatatagatatttt
The DNA window shown above is from Bombus pyrosoma isolate SC7728 linkage group LG7, ASM1482585v1, whole genome shotgun sequence and carries:
- the LOC122568904 gene encoding protein SERAC1-like isoform X2, whose translation is MRLRTYHKYIEYVKSTGVCIVVVGGCWFLYQLRQVSHILQSSVPTNVLSKDQPHTRYIYIDDPRFKDVLMLRKVENLQSSIPAESFSFAHIIMKWWKSLTRNVAYRLLHIAQSGDDRERLKALNTLNSLKHLKDWHYRHIAQMLDAKTAVSLARMPNVDSRFFLQTPYHHVQYNLQDIIEKVYQLLLYLNTLCENTHPCLLQFLNKNFKDVHSDSLILDHDLTNLGLAVAPAIVWDQELLQNCVQALCHHSCLELYSKDIIDAGGLPLLMIIKKIFNDDINICILLAKIISNISLHSMYLQDIFQSGWIGTLVEWAQNSDIRLATAASRALANLDMDENNKYPRRIYLLHPLHKTVGNAKLDVIFLHGLLGGVFITWRQRDPDTSEVGVVDPYIIQDGINFSNLVDDQSQDFLRDLTYDLRKREWDKVGHDFEVILDDCPQSTNSRGNGPFFCQGNDTCMKKIYHDRRHKTQCWPKDWLPQDIPFVRVIGVNYDTNLSLWTSSCPIEDKNTMGKRSKEYIKKLLIAGVGKRPTVWVCHSMGGLLVKKMLVDEWRNGDQNNICKNTRGIVFYSTPHRGSRVAALKQATQMVLWPSIEVQELREESPQLLKLHNEFLDMLKDYPIEIISFSETKSTHVTPLNVPFQFVTSNSADPGVGEFYEIAQDHLSICKPASRHSFLYQKLLSVLKCHITHEKTTVSPISELLALSNKLL
- the LOC122568904 gene encoding protein SERAC1-like isoform X1, whose product is MLYKYTHVLDRIKYFFTMRLRTYHKYIEYVKSTGVCIVVVGGCWFLYQLRQVSHILQSSVPTNVLSKDQPHTRYIYIDDPRFKDVLMLRKVENLQSSIPAESFSFAHIIMKWWKSLTRNVAYRLLHIAQSGDDRERLKALNTLNSLKHLKDWHYRHIAQMLDAKTAVSLARMPNVDSRFFLQTPYHHVQYNLQDIIEKVYQLLLYLNTLCENTHPCLLQFLNKNFKDVHSDSLILDHDLTNLGLAVAPAIVWDQELLQNCVQALCHHSCLELYSKDIIDAGGLPLLMIIKKIFNDDINICILLAKIISNISLHSMYLQDIFQSGWIGTLVEWAQNSDIRLATAASRALANLDMDENNKYPRRIYLLHPLHKTVGNAKLDVIFLHGLLGGVFITWRQRDPDTSEVGVVDPYIIQDGINFSNLVDDQSQDFLRDLTYDLRKREWDKVGHDFEVILDDCPQSTNSRGNGPFFCQGNDTCMKKIYHDRRHKTQCWPKDWLPQDIPFVRVIGVNYDTNLSLWTSSCPIEDKNTMGKRSKEYIKKLLIAGVGKRPTVWVCHSMGGLLVKKMLVDEWRNGDQNNICKNTRGIVFYSTPHRGSRVAALKQATQMVLWPSIEVQELREESPQLLKLHNEFLDMLKDYPIEIISFSETKSTHVTPLNVPFQFVTSNSADPGVGEFYEIAQDHLSICKPASRHSFLYQKLLSVLKCHITHEKTTVSPISELLALSNKLL
- the LOC122568911 gene encoding eukaryotic peptide chain release factor subunit 1 isoform X2, coding for MSNEETSADRNVEIWKIKKLIKSLEMARGNGTSMISLIIPPKDQISRVSKMLADEFGTASNIKSRVNRLSVLGAITSVQHRLKLYTKVPPNGLVIYCGTIVTEEGKEKKVNIDFEPFKPINTSLYLCDNKFHTEALTALLADDNKFGFIVMDGNGALFGTLQGNTREVLHKFTVDLPKKHGRGGQSALRFARLRMEKRHNYVRKVAEVATQLYITNDKPNIAGLILAGSADFKTELSQSDMFDPRLQAKVIKLVDVSYGGENGFNQAIELAAESLQNVKFIQEKKLIGRYFDEISQDTGKYCFGVEDTLRALELGSVETLICWENLDIQRYVLKNHTNAEEKVLHLTPEQEKDKTHFTDKESGVELELVECQPLLEWLANNYKSFGATLEIITDKSQEGSQFVRGFGGIGGILRYKVDFQSLQADEPLDDVDLDDY
- the LOC122568911 gene encoding eukaryotic peptide chain release factor subunit 1 isoform X1, whose protein sequence is MSNEETSADRNVEIWKIKKLIKSLEMARGNGTSMISLIIPPKDQISRVSKMLADEFGTASNIKSRVNRLSVLGAITSVQHRLKLYTKVPPNGLVIYCGTIVTEEGKEKKVNIDFEPFKPINTSLYLCDNKFHTEALTALLADDNKFGFIVMDGNGALFGTLQGNTREVLHKFTVDLPKKHGRGGQSALRFARLRMEKRHNYVRKVAEVATQLYITNDKPNIAGLILAGSADFKTELSQSDMFDPRLQAKVIKLVDVSYGGENGFNQAIELAAESLQNVKFIQEKKLIGRYFDEISQDTGKYCFGVEDTLRALELGSVETLICWENLDIQRYVLKNHTNAEEKVLHLTPEQEKDKTHFTDKESGVELELVECQPLLEWLANNYKSFGATLEIITDKSQEGSQFVRGFGGIGGILRYKVDFQSMQLEDVEVDTFDLDDY